A stretch of Myxococcus hansupus DNA encodes these proteins:
- a CDS encoding phytanoyl-CoA dioxygenase family protein, giving the protein MRFPSPDAPGDDGWHVDASFPGDDPSSFFSWRMNVASRGRALLMLFLFSDVGEDDAPTRLRVGSHQDIARLLEPQGDAGLSFMDVAGKVDVSAHREVAFATGEAGTVYLCHPFLVHAAQPHRGTRPKFMAQPPLLSSSAFQVRRTDGLDSPLERSIRLALERTA; this is encoded by the coding sequence GTGCGCTTTCCCAGCCCGGATGCGCCGGGAGACGACGGCTGGCACGTCGATGCCAGCTTCCCCGGCGACGACCCGAGCTCCTTCTTCTCCTGGCGGATGAACGTGGCCTCGCGGGGACGCGCCTTGCTGATGCTCTTCCTCTTCTCCGACGTGGGAGAGGATGACGCCCCCACCCGCCTCCGCGTGGGCTCACACCAGGACATCGCACGGCTGCTGGAGCCCCAGGGGGACGCCGGCCTGTCGTTCATGGACGTCGCTGGGAAGGTGGACGTGTCCGCCCACCGTGAGGTCGCGTTCGCCACGGGCGAGGCAGGCACCGTGTACCTGTGCCACCCGTTCCTGGTGCACGCCGCGCAGCCCCACCGCGGCACCCGGCCCAAGTTCATGGCACAGCCGCCGCTGCTCTCCTCCAGCGCCTTCCAGGTCCGCCGGACGGACGGCCTGGACTCCCCGCTCGAACGCTCCATCCGGCTGGCGCTGGAGCGGACCGCGTGA
- a CDS encoding type I polyketide synthase has product MLAQRLGIETHQLDVRERFSVYGLDSLKATGFIADVGAVLGRTLSPTLAWEYPTLDALARHLVGARDAGVASSRPHVAREQEPIAIVGLACRLPQAPNPEAFWRLLVNGTHAITEVPPDRWDVNRLYDADPSTPGKVISRWGGYLESVDGFDPLFFGISPKEALHMDPQQRLMLELTWEALEDAGIPADRLQGSATAVCFGAAWMDYEMMLQRLGLRRISSYTSTGYHHSVLSNRVSYVLGLRGPSFSIDSACSSSLTAVHLACESLRRGESTLALVGGVNLTLAPESTVALSKLGALSPDGHCYTFDARANGFVRGEGAGVAVLKPLSLALADGDALYCVIRGGAINNNGGSNGLTAPNPKAQAEVIRRACERAGVDPAEVQYVEAHGTGTQLGDPLEAQALGEVLGAGRPSGKPLRIGSCKTNIGHLEAAAGITGLIKTALCIKHRALPASLHFETPNPLITFESLGLTVQRAVGEWPEPDRKLLAGVSSFGFGGANCHMVLEEADVPRAEPVHLSGETAEDLRAAALRLLERTLAPEHLSLADLLRAAEADGREHPHRLALTVRTRKDLRAGLEAFLAGALRPGVATGVVEPASSRKPVFVFSGHGCQWPRMGLALLPVEPAFRATLLRCDRLIQQSEGWSLLEVLRAEDASQRLNHIDIALPAIVSVEMALTELWRSWGIEPAAVVGHSIGEVSAAYAAGVLDLEDAIRVVCAEARVMGQLRGQGGLVVVGVPWAEAAELLVGYEGRLFRAIDSGADATVLSGDVDALNAVLATLQARGVFCRQVEIDVPVHCPRMDVLAPELREALRDLRPRPARVPLISSITGAPLDGMSADAAHWVKNIAWPTLFTGALSHAIQQGHDTFLEISPHAILRHPIEVTLRHLGCQGRVVASMRRQEDERGTLLDTLGVLYTRGAPVPWDALGTGRRPRDTVPGPVRVLPLSARSPEALEALAADWWGVLEASGQGGPALEDLTYTAGVRRGHLSHRLSVVGSSRQEFAEALEAFTRGEPHSCVRQGQVSPEGRAKVAFVFPGQGSQWLGMGRQLLRDEPVFRSAIEACERAMRPHVAWSLAEELLAEESRSRLQDIDVVQPVLFAVQVALAALWRSWGIAPDAVVGHSMGEVAAAHVAGALSLSDAARIICLRSQLLRCKSGQGAMAVVELGLEQARAALEGFESRLSVAVSNSARSTVLSGDTEALDVLLPRLEAEGVFCRRVKVNVASHSPQMDGLKEDLLRVLDGVAPVAAPVPICSTVTGQVSDGAGFHAVYWVSNLREPVLFHGAVEQLLADGFSVFVEMSPHPVLLAPIDETLRASRRDALVVASLRRQSDERRSLLESLGALYAWGCSVDWTALHPAGGNVVALPRYPWQRERFWLPDEAERDAVPLADRQGHPLIGRSLDSSVQPGTWFWEQTVSVAAFPYLTDHVVGGDVVFPGAGYVEMALGAGAEVLGEAGLVLEDVSLSEMLAFASGEARRVQVVLKEESPGHATFQISSRLEGEKVWRKHAAGSLRREARADETHSVETPDTLWTRLTVPLSAETHYHRRREQGLQYGPTFQGLRGIWRTEDEALGRLEVSDAIAAESEAYRLHPALLDAGLQVALELLNPLAGGAVSSTYVPVGLGRVRYFHRPGRSAWARVKARGEGEAGARERSFDCWLLDEEGRVLMSLEGLRLYRLDAGASARKELGEWLYQVDWEERSLPAVLTWPERTPGSWLILGDRGGVGQRLSTELRARGETCVLVTPGEAYRFLGAGGAEVDPNNAEHWRRLLGDGVGVGVPPCRGVVHLWSLDIASNDTLTGEALGAARRLGTTSVLHLVQALTGAGWRDAPRLWLATRGARSVGVPAEHVAVAQAPLLGLGQVLAVEHPELRCTRVDLEGGVDVAADALLREVSSTTFEDQTAWRGGARRVARLSRAPECLSLREPSTLFRPDGTYLITGGLGGLGLELARWLVAHGARHLLLMGRRAPGVEAEQALTALREAGARVECFQADVSRPEDVARALAHVATGMRPLKGVFHAAGLLDDGLLLNLTDARFASVSAPKVEGSWNLHSQTRHLPLEHFVLFSSVAASLGTPGQANYASANAFMDALAQARTAEGLPALSINWGTWTRVGLAAAQANRGERLEARGLGGMPPDKALTVLGMLMGQERPHLSVMAFEPRQWLGFYLSAAQSPYFTRLAQEAATRAPAISGRGKLREQLDTARGSERRGLLDAHLRELIGAVLRMPPARIDSRTPLVTFGLDSLMSMEIRNRLEAALGLKLSATVVWTYPTVAALAPFLAEKLGLSLEDTPPEAAPPPAPRAGATASAIDDLSEDEVERLFAQRMARGS; this is encoded by the coding sequence GTGCTTGCTCAGCGATTGGGAATTGAGACACATCAACTGGATGTGCGTGAGCGCTTCAGTGTGTATGGCCTTGATTCGCTCAAGGCCACCGGCTTCATCGCGGATGTCGGCGCCGTGCTCGGACGTACGTTGTCGCCCACGCTTGCCTGGGAGTATCCCACGCTCGATGCCCTGGCCCGCCACCTCGTGGGCGCACGTGACGCGGGGGTGGCTTCATCACGCCCGCATGTCGCACGGGAGCAAGAGCCCATCGCCATCGTCGGACTGGCGTGCCGTCTTCCCCAGGCGCCGAATCCCGAGGCGTTCTGGCGTCTGCTGGTGAATGGGACGCACGCGATTACCGAGGTGCCGCCGGACCGCTGGGACGTCAACCGGCTCTACGACGCGGACCCGTCCACACCGGGCAAGGTGATTTCCCGCTGGGGCGGCTACCTGGAGTCGGTGGATGGCTTTGACCCGCTCTTCTTTGGCATCTCCCCCAAGGAGGCGCTCCACATGGATCCGCAGCAGCGGCTCATGTTGGAGCTGACCTGGGAGGCGCTGGAGGACGCCGGGATTCCCGCGGACCGGCTGCAAGGCTCAGCCACGGCTGTCTGCTTCGGCGCGGCGTGGATGGACTACGAGATGATGCTGCAGCGCTTGGGCTTGCGGCGCATCTCCTCGTACACGTCGACGGGCTACCACCACAGCGTCCTGTCCAACCGTGTCTCCTACGTCCTCGGGCTGCGCGGACCCAGCTTCTCCATCGACTCCGCGTGCTCCTCCTCGCTCACGGCCGTTCACCTGGCATGTGAGAGCCTGCGCCGGGGCGAGTCGACGCTGGCCCTGGTGGGGGGCGTGAACCTGACCCTCGCCCCCGAGAGCACGGTGGCCCTGTCCAAGCTGGGCGCGCTCTCGCCCGATGGGCACTGCTACACCTTCGATGCGCGCGCCAATGGCTTCGTCCGGGGCGAAGGAGCGGGGGTGGCGGTGCTCAAGCCACTGTCCCTCGCGCTCGCGGACGGTGACGCCCTCTATTGCGTCATTCGTGGCGGTGCCATCAACAACAACGGTGGCAGCAATGGCCTCACGGCGCCCAATCCCAAGGCGCAGGCGGAAGTCATCCGTCGGGCCTGTGAGCGCGCCGGCGTCGACCCGGCGGAGGTTCAGTACGTCGAGGCCCATGGCACAGGGACGCAGCTCGGGGACCCCCTGGAGGCCCAGGCCCTGGGCGAAGTGCTCGGCGCGGGACGCCCCTCGGGCAAGCCGCTGCGCATCGGCTCGTGCAAGACGAACATCGGTCACCTGGAAGCCGCCGCGGGCATCACGGGCCTCATCAAGACCGCGCTCTGCATCAAGCACCGGGCGCTTCCCGCCAGCCTCCACTTCGAGACGCCCAATCCGCTCATCACCTTCGAGTCCTTGGGCCTGACGGTTCAGCGGGCGGTGGGCGAGTGGCCGGAGCCGGACCGGAAGCTCCTCGCGGGCGTCAGCTCGTTCGGCTTCGGTGGCGCGAACTGCCACATGGTGCTGGAGGAGGCGGACGTGCCGAGGGCGGAGCCCGTCCACCTGTCCGGCGAAACAGCCGAAGACCTCCGCGCCGCGGCCCTGCGGCTGCTCGAACGCACGTTGGCCCCGGAGCACCTGTCCCTGGCGGATTTGCTGCGGGCCGCCGAGGCGGATGGCCGCGAGCATCCCCATCGTCTGGCATTGACGGTCCGGACGCGGAAGGACCTGCGGGCGGGGCTCGAGGCCTTCCTGGCGGGGGCGCTGCGGCCCGGTGTCGCGACGGGCGTGGTGGAGCCGGCGTCATCTCGGAAGCCGGTGTTCGTGTTCTCGGGGCATGGTTGCCAGTGGCCGCGCATGGGGTTGGCGCTCCTGCCGGTGGAGCCCGCGTTCCGCGCGACGCTGCTGCGGTGTGACCGCCTCATCCAGCAGTCGGAGGGGTGGTCGCTGCTGGAGGTGCTGCGCGCCGAGGATGCCTCCCAGCGGCTGAATCACATCGACATCGCGCTCCCCGCCATTGTGTCCGTCGAGATGGCCCTGACGGAGCTGTGGCGCTCCTGGGGCATCGAGCCCGCGGCGGTGGTGGGGCACAGCATTGGCGAGGTCTCGGCCGCCTACGCGGCGGGTGTCCTGGACCTCGAGGACGCCATCCGGGTCGTGTGCGCGGAGGCCCGTGTGATGGGCCAGCTTCGGGGGCAGGGCGGTCTGGTGGTCGTGGGGGTTCCCTGGGCGGAGGCCGCTGAACTGCTCGTCGGTTACGAGGGACGGCTGTTCCGGGCCATCGACTCCGGCGCCGACGCCACGGTGTTGTCGGGCGACGTGGATGCGCTGAACGCCGTGCTCGCGACGTTGCAGGCGCGTGGCGTCTTCTGCCGTCAGGTGGAGATCGATGTTCCTGTGCACTGCCCGCGCATGGACGTGCTGGCGCCGGAGCTTCGCGAAGCCCTTCGAGACCTCCGCCCACGCCCGGCGCGGGTGCCCTTGATTTCGTCCATCACCGGGGCGCCGCTCGACGGCATGAGCGCGGATGCCGCGCACTGGGTGAAGAACATCGCGTGGCCCACGCTCTTCACCGGCGCGCTGTCACACGCCATCCAACAGGGGCACGACACCTTCCTGGAGATCAGCCCGCACGCGATTCTGCGGCACCCCATCGAGGTGACGCTGCGCCACCTGGGGTGCCAGGGCCGAGTGGTTGCGTCCATGCGGCGGCAAGAGGACGAGCGGGGCACGCTGCTGGACACGCTGGGCGTGCTCTACACGCGGGGCGCTCCTGTCCCTTGGGACGCGCTGGGGACTGGAAGACGGCCGCGTGACACGGTGCCCGGGCCGGTGCGGGTGTTGCCGCTGTCGGCGCGAAGCCCGGAGGCGCTGGAGGCACTGGCGGCGGATTGGTGGGGCGTCCTGGAGGCGTCGGGGCAAGGGGGGCCCGCGCTGGAGGACCTCACGTACACGGCGGGAGTACGGCGCGGTCATCTCTCCCATCGGCTCTCGGTGGTGGGCAGCTCGCGGCAGGAGTTCGCGGAGGCGCTGGAGGCGTTCACGCGGGGGGAGCCCCACTCGTGCGTGCGCCAGGGACAGGTGAGCCCCGAGGGGCGGGCCAAGGTGGCGTTCGTCTTTCCAGGGCAGGGCTCGCAATGGCTGGGCATGGGGCGTCAGCTCCTTCGTGACGAGCCTGTGTTCCGGTCCGCCATCGAGGCCTGTGAGCGCGCGATGCGGCCGCATGTCGCCTGGTCGCTGGCCGAGGAGCTGCTCGCGGAGGAATCCCGGTCGCGTCTTCAGGACATCGACGTGGTGCAGCCGGTGCTCTTCGCGGTGCAGGTGGCGTTGGCCGCGCTGTGGCGCTCGTGGGGCATCGCGCCCGACGCGGTGGTGGGGCACAGCATGGGCGAAGTGGCCGCGGCGCATGTCGCGGGCGCGCTGAGTCTCAGCGATGCGGCCCGCATCATCTGCCTGCGCAGCCAACTGCTGCGGTGCAAGAGCGGTCAGGGGGCCATGGCCGTGGTGGAGCTGGGGCTGGAGCAGGCCCGCGCGGCGCTGGAGGGATTCGAATCGCGGCTGTCGGTCGCGGTCAGCAACAGCGCGCGCTCGACGGTGCTCTCCGGTGACACCGAGGCCCTGGATGTGCTGCTGCCACGGCTCGAGGCGGAGGGCGTCTTTTGCCGCAGGGTGAAGGTGAACGTCGCTTCGCACAGCCCGCAGATGGATGGGCTGAAGGAGGACTTGCTGCGCGTCCTCGATGGCGTCGCGCCGGTCGCCGCGCCGGTGCCCATCTGCTCGACGGTGACGGGGCAGGTGAGCGATGGCGCCGGCTTCCATGCGGTGTATTGGGTCAGCAACCTGCGCGAGCCCGTGCTGTTCCACGGGGCCGTCGAGCAGTTGTTGGCGGACGGCTTCAGTGTGTTCGTCGAGATGAGCCCGCACCCGGTGTTGCTCGCGCCCATCGATGAGACGCTCCGCGCGTCACGGAGGGACGCCCTCGTCGTCGCGTCATTGCGGCGGCAGTCGGACGAGCGGCGCAGCCTCCTGGAGTCCCTGGGGGCGCTTTACGCCTGGGGCTGCTCCGTGGACTGGACCGCGCTGCATCCGGCGGGGGGAAACGTCGTCGCGTTGCCCCGGTATCCGTGGCAGCGGGAGCGCTTCTGGTTGCCGGACGAGGCCGAGCGGGATGCGGTGCCCCTCGCGGATCGGCAGGGGCATCCGCTCATCGGACGTTCGCTCGACTCCTCCGTGCAGCCGGGCACCTGGTTCTGGGAGCAGACCGTCAGCGTGGCGGCCTTCCCATACCTCACCGACCACGTTGTCGGGGGCGACGTCGTCTTTCCAGGTGCTGGATACGTGGAGATGGCGTTGGGCGCGGGGGCGGAGGTGTTGGGTGAGGCGGGCCTGGTGCTGGAGGACGTGTCGCTCAGCGAGATGCTCGCGTTCGCCTCCGGAGAAGCGAGGCGTGTGCAGGTCGTGCTGAAGGAGGAGTCACCCGGCCACGCCACCTTCCAGATTTCCAGCCGACTGGAGGGGGAGAAGGTCTGGCGCAAGCACGCGGCGGGCTCCCTGCGCCGCGAGGCGCGCGCGGACGAGACGCACTCCGTCGAGACGCCAGACACCCTCTGGACCCGCCTCACGGTGCCGCTCTCCGCTGAGACGCACTACCACCGCCGTCGGGAGCAGGGGCTCCAGTACGGCCCCACGTTCCAGGGACTGCGCGGCATCTGGCGAACCGAGGACGAGGCCTTGGGGCGCCTGGAGGTCTCCGACGCGATTGCCGCCGAAAGTGAGGCGTATCGGCTCCATCCCGCGCTCCTGGATGCGGGGCTGCAAGTCGCGTTGGAGCTGCTGAACCCGCTGGCGGGTGGGGCCGTTTCCTCCACGTACGTTCCGGTGGGCTTGGGCCGCGTCCGGTACTTCCATCGGCCTGGGCGGTCGGCGTGGGCGCGCGTGAAGGCCCGGGGGGAGGGGGAGGCTGGGGCACGAGAGCGGAGCTTCGACTGCTGGCTCCTGGATGAGGAGGGCCGCGTCCTGATGTCGCTCGAAGGGCTGCGCCTCTACCGGCTCGATGCGGGGGCGTCGGCGCGCAAGGAACTCGGTGAATGGCTCTATCAGGTGGACTGGGAGGAGCGCTCGCTTCCCGCGGTCCTGACGTGGCCGGAGCGTACGCCGGGAAGCTGGCTGATTCTGGGCGACCGGGGGGGCGTGGGGCAGCGGCTTTCCACCGAGCTGCGGGCGCGAGGTGAGACGTGTGTGCTCGTCACGCCCGGGGAGGCGTATCGGTTCCTGGGCGCGGGTGGGGCGGAGGTCGACCCCAACAACGCGGAGCATTGGCGCCGGCTGCTCGGGGATGGGGTGGGGGTCGGTGTTCCGCCGTGCCGCGGCGTGGTGCATCTCTGGAGTCTCGACATCGCGTCGAACGACACGCTCACGGGGGAGGCGTTGGGCGCCGCGCGGCGGCTTGGCACCACGAGCGTGCTGCACCTGGTCCAGGCGCTGACGGGGGCTGGGTGGAGAGATGCGCCCCGGCTCTGGCTGGCCACGCGAGGTGCGCGGTCCGTTGGAGTTCCGGCGGAGCACGTCGCGGTGGCACAAGCTCCGCTCCTGGGGCTGGGACAGGTGCTCGCGGTGGAGCACCCGGAGCTGCGCTGCACGCGGGTGGACCTGGAAGGCGGCGTGGACGTCGCCGCCGACGCGCTCTTGCGAGAGGTGTCCTCCACCACCTTCGAGGACCAGACCGCCTGGCGCGGTGGCGCCCGGCGGGTGGCGAGGCTCTCTCGGGCGCCGGAGTGCTTGTCCCTCCGTGAGCCGTCGACCCTGTTTCGGCCGGATGGCACCTACCTCATCACGGGCGGCCTGGGCGGGCTGGGGCTCGAGCTCGCGCGCTGGCTCGTCGCTCACGGTGCCAGACATCTCCTATTGATGGGGCGCCGTGCGCCGGGCGTCGAGGCGGAGCAGGCGCTCACGGCGCTGCGCGAGGCGGGGGCGCGGGTGGAGTGCTTCCAGGCGGATGTCTCGCGCCCGGAGGACGTGGCACGGGCCCTGGCGCACGTGGCGACGGGGATGCGGCCGTTGAAGGGGGTGTTCCACGCGGCGGGCCTGCTCGATGACGGGTTGCTGCTGAACCTCACGGACGCGCGCTTCGCCTCGGTGTCGGCCCCCAAGGTCGAGGGGAGCTGGAACCTGCATTCGCAGACGCGCCATCTGCCATTGGAGCACTTCGTCCTCTTCTCCAGCGTGGCGGCGTCCCTGGGCACGCCGGGGCAGGCGAACTACGCGTCGGCGAATGCCTTCATGGATGCGCTGGCCCAGGCGCGCACGGCGGAGGGCCTGCCCGCGCTGAGCATCAACTGGGGCACCTGGACACGCGTGGGACTGGCGGCCGCGCAGGCCAATCGCGGGGAACGTCTGGAGGCGCGCGGACTGGGGGGCATGCCTCCGGACAAGGCGCTGACGGTGCTCGGCATGTTGATGGGCCAGGAGCGTCCCCACCTCAGTGTGATGGCCTTCGAGCCGAGACAATGGCTGGGTTTCTACCTGTCCGCCGCGCAGTCGCCGTACTTCACCCGGCTGGCCCAGGAAGCGGCGACTCGGGCACCGGCGATTTCGGGGCGCGGCAAGCTTCGCGAGCAGCTCGACACCGCGCGAGGCTCCGAGCGGCGGGGCCTGCTGGATGCGCACCTGCGTGAGTTGATTGGCGCGGTGCTGCGCATGCCGCCAGCGCGCATCGACTCGAGAACGCCGTTGGTGACGTTCGGGCTCGACTCACTGATGAGCATGGAGATTCGCAACCGCCTGGAAGCGGCGCTCGGGCTGAAGCTGAGCGCGACGGTGGTGTGGACATACCCGACGGTGGCCGCGCTGGCGCCGTTCCTGGCGGAGAAGCTGGGCCTCTCCCTGGAAGACACGCCGCCCGAAGCGGCACCGCCACCCGCGCCACGGGCGGGCGCGACGGCCAGTGCGATTGACGACCTGTCGGAAGACGAAGTCGAGCGGCTGTTCGCTCAGAGGATGGCGCGGGGCTCATGA